A portion of the Thunnus albacares chromosome 5, fThuAlb1.1, whole genome shotgun sequence genome contains these proteins:
- the b4galt5 gene encoding beta-1,4-galactosyltransferase 5 → MPTHLRFRRRSFLGLLFLFSLSTSALYFIYSAPGIVNEYVFMVQARGIQIRENVKNIGAQVLEQVVRGAYSVNGTDYAYDFNMSESDAPPTTYLPEGFTYLPSQVCPERLPSMKGRLQVNMSEVSLEEVERSLLQGEPVMATGGFWKPKDCLPRWKVAILVPFRNRHEHLPILLRHLVPVLQKQRLQFAFYVVEQGGTEPFNRAMLFNVGYKEAMKDLDWDCLVFHDVDHLMENDRNYYGCTDMPRHFAVKLDKYSYMLPYNEFFGGVSGLTVKQFKKINGFPNAFWGWGGEDDDLWNRVRFANYTVSRPHREQGRYMSIPHHHRGEVQFLGRYSLLRHSKERQKVDGLNNLNYSPLVSRRPLYTNITVSLSRMLAPVADY, encoded by the exons ATGCCGACACATCTGCGGTTCCGGAGAAGGTCATTCCTTGGacttttattccttttttcaCTGTCCACCTCCgcattgtatttcatctacTCCGCCCCCGGTATCG TGAATGAGTACGTGTTCATGGTCCAAGCCAGAGGGATTCAGATCAGAGAGAATGTGAAGAACATTGGGGCTCAGGTTCTGGAGCAGGTGGTGAGAGGGGCTTACAGCGTCAATGGTACAG ATTACGCCTATGACTTCAACATGAGCGAGAGCGATGCTCCTCCCACTACATACCTCCCAGAGGGCTTCACCTACCTCCCCTCACAGGTTTGCCCTGAGAGGCTGCCCTCGATGA AGGGCAGGTTGCAGGTGAATATGAGTGAGGTATCTTTGGAGGAAGTGGAGAGATCCCTGCTGCAGGGAGAGCCTGTCATGGCCACAGGGGGCTTCTGGAAGCCCAAAGACTGTTTACCTCGCTGGAAG GTGGCAATCCTAGTCCCGTTCAGGAACCGACATGAACACTTACCCATCCTCCTCAGACACCTGGTGCCAgtactgcagaaacagagactCCAGTTTGCCTTTTATGTTGTAGAGCAG GGGGGCACGGAGCCATTTAACCGAGCCATGTTGTTCAACGTGGGCTACAAGGAGGCTATGAAGGACCTGGATTGGGACTGTCTGGTCTTCCACGATGTGGACCACCTCATGGAGAACGACAGGAATTACTATGGCTGCACAGACATGCCCCGACATTTTGCGGTGAAGCTCGACAAGTACTCCTATAT GCTTCCATATAATGAGTTCTTCGGTGGTGTCAGTGGCCTGACGGTGAAGCAGTTCAAGAAGATTAATGGATTTCCTAATGCATTCTGGGGCTGGGGGGGAGAGGACGATGACCTCTGGAACAG GGTGCGGTTTGCCAATTATACAGTAAGTAGACCACACAGAGAGCAGGGACGCTACATGTCAATTCCCCATCATCATCGTGGAGAAGTCCAGTTCCTGGGAAG GTATAGTCTTCTACGCCACtcaaaggagagacagaaagtggaTGGTCTCAACAACCTAAACTACTCCCCCCTAGTGTCCAGGAGGCCTCTCTACACCAACATCACAGTCAGCTTGAGCAGAATGCTTGCACCCGTAGCTGACTACTGA